A DNA window from Candidatus Sulfidibacterium hydrothermale contains the following coding sequences:
- the xerD gene encoding site-specific tyrosine recombinase XerD, with protein sequence MSENIYIKGYAVYLRLERALSDNTVDAYLHDVKLLFSFLESEFPEITLSQVTQEHLRRFLEFIEETGLAAYSQSRVVSGIKSFFNYLMLEKIIETDPSLLLESPRLGKKLPDVMDENEILKLIQSVDLSEPMGQRNRAVFEILYGCGLRVSELVNLKISDLHLRQGIIAVTGKGNKQRFIPVGDEAQKHLQLYLQTSRIHIPLKKEAENIVFVNRRGGKMSRQMIFLLVKKQAEKAGIRKKVSPHTFRHSFATHLIRHGADLRAVQEMLGHVSISTTEIYTHLNDTDLKQTILRYHPLNAKKNQV encoded by the coding sequence ATGTCCGAAAATATATACATAAAAGGGTATGCCGTTTATCTCCGTCTTGAGAGAGCCTTGTCTGACAACACGGTAGATGCTTATCTTCATGATGTAAAATTGCTGTTCTCTTTTCTGGAATCGGAATTTCCGGAGATAACACTTTCCCAGGTTACACAGGAACATCTGCGCCGGTTTTTGGAATTTATTGAAGAAACCGGATTGGCTGCCTACTCCCAAAGCCGGGTAGTATCCGGCATTAAATCGTTTTTTAACTATCTCATGCTGGAAAAAATCATTGAAACCGACCCATCGCTGTTGCTTGAATCACCACGATTAGGTAAAAAATTACCGGATGTTATGGACGAAAATGAAATATTGAAACTGATACAATCGGTTGATTTGTCGGAGCCTATGGGACAACGGAACCGGGCTGTTTTTGAGATTTTATACGGTTGTGGTTTGCGTGTGTCCGAACTGGTAAATCTTAAAATTTCCGATCTGCATCTTCGCCAGGGAATTATTGCCGTTACCGGAAAAGGAAATAAACAACGGTTTATTCCTGTTGGTGATGAAGCCCAAAAACATCTTCAATTATACTTACAAACTTCCCGTATTCATATTCCATTAAAAAAAGAAGCGGAAAATATCGTTTTTGTAAATCGAAGAGGCGGAAAAATGAGCCGGCAAATGATCTTTTTACTGGTGAAAAAACAAGCCGAAAAGGCAGGAATTCGTAAAAAAGTCAGTCCGCATACGTTCCGGCATTCTTTTGCCACACACCTTATTCGCCACGGAGCCGACTTACGGGCTGTGCAGGAGATGTTAGGACACGTTTCTATCAGTACCACAGAAATTTACACCCATTTAAACGATACTGATTTAAAACAAACCATTCTCCGATACCATCCCTTAAATGCGAAAAAAAACCAAGTGTGA
- a CDS encoding glycosyltransferase family 9 protein, whose translation MKKILIIQTASLGDVILATPLIEKLHHFFPKAKIDFLVKNGSETLLRNHPYLRHLLVWDKSEKKYKNLLELLRFVREEKYDLVVNTQRFASTGILTALSGASYTTGFRKNPFSLFFTRRIEHKISADENGPHEIERNQKLVEPFTDSRLFKPRLYPSKHDDAKVSQYKTRQYITLSPGSLWFTKAFPEEKWTDFVRRIDSDLMVYFLGSEKEKTIIERIIKNSGHANSLNLAGKLTLLESAALMRNAKMNYTNDSAPMHLASAMNAPVAAVFCSTVPAFGFGPLSDISFIIETDEVLKCRPCGLHGKKSCPEKHFRCANRIDVKKLLSCLKN comes from the coding sequence ATGAAAAAGATATTGATTATACAAACAGCTTCTTTGGGTGATGTGATTTTGGCCACGCCACTGATTGAAAAACTGCACCATTTTTTTCCGAAAGCAAAAATTGATTTTTTGGTAAAAAATGGTAGTGAAACACTTTTGCGTAATCATCCTTATTTGCGGCATTTGCTGGTTTGGGATAAATCAGAAAAGAAATATAAAAATTTGCTGGAGCTTTTGCGTTTTGTCCGGGAAGAAAAATATGATTTGGTAGTCAATACGCAACGTTTTGCTTCCACAGGGATACTTACAGCATTATCAGGAGCCTCTTATACTACCGGTTTTCGGAAAAATCCGTTTTCTCTTTTTTTTACCCGACGTATAGAACACAAGATCTCAGCGGATGAGAATGGTCCTCATGAAATTGAACGGAATCAGAAATTGGTAGAGCCATTTACCGATTCCCGGCTTTTTAAGCCTCGTTTATATCCATCGAAACACGATGATGCCAAGGTGTCGCAATACAAAACCCGGCAGTACATTACACTTTCTCCGGGGAGTTTGTGGTTTACCAAAGCTTTTCCGGAAGAAAAATGGACCGATTTTGTTCGGCGTATCGATTCGGACCTAATGGTTTATTTTCTTGGCTCAGAAAAGGAAAAAACTATAATTGAACGGATTATCAAAAACTCGGGACATGCCAATAGCCTAAATCTGGCTGGGAAATTGACGCTTCTTGAGTCGGCAGCTTTGATGCGGAATGCAAAAATGAATTATACAAACGATTCGGCACCTATGCATCTGGCTTCAGCCATGAATGCCCCGGTGGCTGCTGTTTTTTGTTCCACCGTACCGGCTTTTGGTTTTGGCCCTCTTTCGGATATCTCGTTTATCATAGAAACAGATGAAGTGTTGAAGTGCAGGCCGTGTGGGTTACATGGAAAAAAATCGTGTCCTGAAAAACATTTTCGTTGTGCAAATCGTATTGATGTTAAAAAACTGTTGTCATGTCTGAAAAATTAA
- the trxA gene encoding thioredoxin, producing MALEFTDANFDALVLHSDKLVIVDFWAVWCGPCRVIGPIVQEIGEEYADKVMVGKLDVDHNPAVARRYGIRNIPTILFFKNGEVVDKQVGSVPKQVLVNKLEQYL from the coding sequence ATGGCTTTAGAATTCACAGATGCAAATTTTGACGCACTGGTACTGCATTCCGATAAACTCGTTATTGTTGATTTTTGGGCAGTTTGGTGTGGTCCATGCCGTGTTATCGGCCCGATCGTTCAGGAAATTGGCGAAGAATATGCCGACAAGGTTATGGTAGGCAAGTTGGATGTTGATCATAATCCGGCTGTTGCCCGGCGTTATGGCATTCGTAATATTCCCACTATTCTTTTCTTTAAAAACGGAGAAGTAGTGGATAAACAGGTGGGATCAGTGCCTAAACAGGTTCTGGTAAATAAACTGGAGCAGTACCTTTAG
- a CDS encoding PAS domain S-box protein translates to MNRLRILIVEDIPADDKLLRFELGREFDFDAVTVDNKEDYEKKLSDFKPDVILSDYNLPSFSGMEALAIRNELCPITPFIIVTGSINEEIAVSTIKAGASDYVTKEHLMRLNVAVKNVLEQRKILEDKLKAERELHRSLEQFKKFVEHDISGDYLETKNEVIYCNQKVLDIFEFDSLKQLNEYGSRNLYSNPEDRKKFEQDILTKGKIENFEVRMHTRTGKPLVVLENAFGEFDEQGNLIQIQGYLIDITQRIKAEERLKHSENLFRSLTENTSAGIVIYNLERFLYVNPAVTRLLGYTAEEMKKMFFWDVIHPDDKAFVKERGLKRVKQEKVPTHYRFRVVSKTGKTIWIDFTAGYIWYEGQKAGLGSLFDVTKEVQAIEEIKLLSTAITQSPLSVVITNLEGEIEYVNDSFTKVTGYTLQEAVGKNPRILQSKKTSTKVFKSLWKTLQKGKTWRGEFINKRKNGEIYYEYAVITPIKDDRGNVIRYLGMKEDITLRKKLEKELKQAKEKAEEANRLKSAFLANISHELRTPLNGILGFSELILEMEDMDAIREMSGYINESGQRLLRTLDMIIAISRLDSETYEFKQEGIDAIAVFRRIYEKKREEAERKNLQITFHSEIKELYLISDRNVISDALEEIVDNAIKFTNEGEIRLSASKATKNGKDYVLFIIKDTGIGISKKNQQTIFDDFIQVSSGYGRKYEGNGLGLSLAKKYIERIGGFLKLNSKEGKGSEFMVYIPLK, encoded by the coding sequence ATGAACCGCTTACGTATTCTCATTGTTGAAGATATTCCTGCCGATGACAAATTGTTACGGTTCGAACTTGGCAGAGAGTTCGATTTTGATGCTGTTACCGTTGACAATAAAGAAGATTACGAAAAAAAACTCTCTGATTTTAAACCAGATGTTATTCTGTCGGATTACAATCTTCCCTCCTTTTCCGGAATGGAAGCACTGGCTATCCGGAATGAGCTTTGTCCTATCACACCATTTATTATCGTTACCGGTTCCATTAACGAAGAAATTGCCGTTAGCACAATCAAAGCCGGCGCATCAGATTATGTGACCAAAGAACATCTCATGCGTTTGAACGTAGCGGTAAAAAATGTACTTGAACAACGAAAAATACTGGAAGACAAGCTCAAAGCCGAACGCGAACTGCACCGAAGCCTGGAACAGTTCAAAAAATTTGTGGAACACGATATCTCCGGCGATTATCTTGAAACCAAAAATGAAGTAATTTACTGTAACCAGAAAGTACTTGATATTTTTGAATTTGACAGCCTGAAACAATTAAACGAATACGGTTCCAGAAATTTATACAGCAATCCCGAAGACCGGAAAAAATTTGAACAAGATATCCTGACCAAAGGGAAAATTGAAAATTTTGAAGTCCGTATGCACACCCGCACCGGAAAACCGCTGGTTGTTCTGGAAAATGCTTTTGGTGAGTTTGATGAGCAAGGAAATCTGATTCAAATACAAGGTTATCTCATCGATATTACCCAGCGAATTAAAGCTGAAGAACGGTTAAAACATTCGGAAAACCTTTTTCGTTCACTTACCGAAAATACTTCTGCCGGTATTGTTATCTATAACCTTGAACGATTTTTATATGTAAATCCGGCAGTAACCCGTCTTTTGGGCTATACGGCCGAAGAAATGAAAAAAATGTTCTTTTGGGATGTAATACATCCCGATGACAAAGCTTTTGTTAAAGAACGTGGGTTAAAACGAGTTAAACAGGAAAAAGTTCCTACTCACTATCGCTTTCGGGTAGTTTCTAAAACAGGCAAAACCATCTGGATTGATTTTACCGCCGGATATATTTGGTACGAGGGCCAAAAAGCAGGACTTGGGAGCCTTTTTGATGTTACTAAAGAAGTACAGGCTATAGAAGAAATTAAACTGCTATCCACAGCCATTACACAAAGCCCTCTTTCTGTGGTTATTACCAATCTGGAAGGTGAAATTGAATATGTTAATGACAGCTTTACAAAAGTTACCGGATATACGCTCCAGGAAGCTGTAGGGAAAAATCCACGCATACTACAAAGCAAGAAAACATCTACTAAAGTATTTAAAAGTCTGTGGAAAACACTTCAAAAAGGGAAAACCTGGCGTGGTGAATTCATCAACAAGCGAAAAAACGGGGAAATCTATTATGAATATGCGGTCATTACTCCCATAAAAGATGACCGGGGAAATGTAATCCGCTACCTCGGGATGAAAGAAGACATCACCCTGAGAAAAAAACTGGAAAAAGAGCTGAAACAAGCCAAAGAAAAAGCAGAAGAAGCCAACCGGCTAAAATCGGCTTTCCTGGCTAACATCAGCCATGAACTGCGAACCCCGTTAAATGGTATTTTAGGCTTCTCTGAATTAATTCTCGAAATGGAAGATATGGATGCCATTCGCGAAATGAGCGGTTACATTAACGAAAGTGGTCAACGTTTGCTAAGAACCCTCGACATGATCATTGCTATCTCCCGGCTCGACTCCGAAACCTATGAATTTAAACAAGAAGGAATTGATGCCATTGCCGTTTTCCGGAGAATCTACGAGAAAAAACGGGAAGAAGCAGAACGGAAAAATCTTCAGATAACTTTTCATTCCGAAATTAAAGAGTTGTATTTGATTAGTGACCGGAATGTTATTTCTGATGCACTGGAAGAAATTGTGGATAATGCCATCAAGTTTACTAACGAAGGAGAAATACGACTGTCGGCATCCAAAGCAACGAAAAACGGAAAAGACTATGTTTTGTTTATCATCAAGGATACGGGTATTGGCATATCGAAAAAAAATCAACAAACTATTTTTGACGACTTTATTCAGGTGAGCTCGGGGTACGGACGAAAATATGAAGGAAACGGACTGGGGCTCAGCCTGGCTAAAAAATATATAGAACGCATAGGTGGTTTCTTAAAATTAAATTCTAAAGAAGGAAAAGGTTCGGAATTCATGGTTTATATTCCGCTAAAATAA
- a CDS encoding response regulator — MQTLPSSEKTKRTNKQRKILYVDDDLQSRILVRHLIGKHYDLTICATAEEALALLNRNKYDLILLDIRLDGEINGIDLLNTIKALPHHNNTPVVAVTAFAFAEDKRYLLTCGFSDYISKPLNLNSFKEMVRYYAKKEAVTT; from the coding sequence ATGCAAACGCTTCCATCGTCTGAAAAAACAAAAAGAACAAACAAACAGCGCAAAATTTTGTATGTAGATGATGATTTACAAAGTCGCATTCTTGTCAGACATCTCATCGGCAAACATTATGATTTAACTATTTGTGCCACGGCAGAAGAAGCCTTAGCCCTGTTAAATCGAAACAAATATGACTTAATCCTGCTAGATATCAGGCTCGATGGCGAAATCAACGGCATCGATTTACTGAATACCATTAAGGCACTACCTCACCATAATAATACACCGGTTGTGGCAGTTACCGCTTTTGCATTTGCCGAAGACAAAAGATATTTACTAACCTGCGGGTTTAGCGATTATATTTCTAAACCTCTCAATCTCAATTCTTTTAAAGAAATGGTGCGGTATTACGCAAAAAAAGAAGCCGTTACAACATAA
- a CDS encoding 2,3,4,5-tetrahydropyridine-2,6-dicarboxylate N-succinyltransferase, with the protein MKNIETLINEAWENRELLENQEVKNAVMETVDLLDRGKLRVAEPDGDTWKVNEWIKKAVILYFPLRQMETQEVGMFEFHDKIPLKKNYAALNVRVVPHALARYGAYLAPGVVMMPSYVNIGAFVDSGTMVDTWATVGSCAQIGKNVHLSGGVGIGGVLEPVQAAPVIIENNCFVGSRSIVVEGVRVGEEAVLGANVVLTQSTRIIDVSGDEPVEYKAYVPPRSVVIPGTYTKHFPAGDYQVPCALIIGKRKASTDKKTSLNDALRHFQVPV; encoded by the coding sequence ATGAAAAATATTGAAACGCTAATTAATGAAGCGTGGGAAAATAGAGAACTATTAGAAAATCAGGAAGTTAAAAACGCTGTGATGGAAACGGTGGATTTGCTTGACCGGGGAAAATTGCGTGTTGCCGAACCTGATGGTGATACATGGAAAGTTAATGAGTGGATAAAAAAGGCGGTGATTCTTTATTTTCCGTTGCGACAAATGGAAACCCAAGAGGTAGGAATGTTTGAGTTTCATGACAAAATTCCGTTAAAAAAGAATTATGCAGCGTTAAATGTGCGGGTGGTTCCGCATGCACTGGCCCGTTACGGTGCTTATCTTGCACCGGGAGTGGTAATGATGCCGTCGTATGTGAATATTGGCGCTTTTGTGGACAGTGGAACGATGGTGGATACCTGGGCTACTGTAGGATCATGTGCACAGATTGGGAAAAATGTTCATTTAAGCGGAGGTGTAGGAATTGGAGGAGTACTTGAGCCGGTTCAGGCAGCTCCTGTGATAATTGAAAACAATTGTTTTGTCGGATCACGTTCTATTGTGGTAGAAGGTGTCAGAGTAGGTGAGGAGGCTGTGTTGGGAGCCAATGTCGTACTTACGCAAAGTACCCGGATTATAGATGTCAGTGGTGACGAACCTGTTGAGTACAAAGCTTATGTTCCGCCCCGGTCGGTGGTTATTCCCGGAACATATACCAAACATTTTCCTGCCGGTGACTATCAGGTTCCCTGTGCTTTGATTATTGGAAAACGAAAAGCTTCAACAGATAAAAAAACGTCACTTAACGATGCGCTGCGTCATTTTCAGGTGCCGGTTTAA
- a CDS encoding PorV/PorQ family protein gives MFAPAYFSWKRFQRIFFTLAFLLFLTPFLLAGGLWEPAGARSAGLDRCSTALSDVWSIENNPAGIAGILHFSAAMGFQNSYLSPHLGTADVAVIYPVKSGTFGMNMRYFGYSLYHEMKAGLGYARQLSHNIRLGVRMDYLQTAFGDIYGHHSNFTFALGLQVAISRNTTMGLYLFNPVRVKLTRQSPEKTPALFRFGIAYRFSPNLLTTFEAEKNTNWQPIVIRGGIEYQTQKEFFFRAGIASSGDIFAFGFGWHLKKMQFDLSTTLHQSLGFSPEASLNLSF, from the coding sequence ATGTTTGCCCCTGCTTATTTCTCGTGGAAGCGATTTCAGCGGATATTTTTTACCCTGGCCTTTCTGTTGTTTCTGACACCTTTTCTTTTGGCCGGTGGATTGTGGGAACCAGCCGGAGCCCGCTCTGCGGGATTGGATAGATGTTCTACAGCCCTCTCAGATGTATGGAGTATCGAAAACAATCCGGCAGGAATCGCCGGCATCCTCCACTTTTCTGCCGCCATGGGATTTCAAAACAGCTATTTATCCCCGCACCTTGGCACAGCAGATGTCGCTGTGATTTACCCGGTAAAATCCGGAACCTTCGGAATGAATATGCGCTATTTCGGATATTCTCTCTATCACGAAATGAAAGCCGGATTAGGCTATGCCCGTCAGCTGAGTCATAATATCCGGCTGGGGGTACGTATGGATTATCTGCAAACCGCTTTTGGCGATATTTACGGACATCATTCCAATTTTACCTTCGCTTTGGGATTACAGGTTGCTATCAGCCGGAACACAACGATGGGACTCTATCTCTTTAATCCGGTACGGGTAAAATTAACCCGTCAATCGCCTGAAAAGACTCCGGCACTGTTTCGTTTTGGAATTGCTTATCGTTTTTCACCGAACCTGTTGACAACATTTGAGGCCGAAAAGAATACCAACTGGCAACCCATTGTAATACGGGGAGGAATAGAATATCAAACCCAAAAAGAATTCTTTTTCAGAGCAGGAATTGCTTCTTCCGGCGATATTTTCGCTTTTGGTTTCGGATGGCACCTAAAAAAGATGCAATTCGACCTGAGCACAACCCTGCACCAATCGCTGGGTTTTTCGCCGGAGGCCTCCCTGAATTTATCGTTCTGA
- a CDS encoding L-threonylcarbamoyladenylate synthase yields MSEKLSEEIEKSVSLFRQGKILLYPTDTVWGIGCDATNAKAVSRIFQLKNRQEQKSMIVLLDAKEKLKDYVEEIPPIAYDLIDNAASPITIVYNRAKNLPSNLIAADGSIAIRIVKGDYCVEVIRKLGKPLVSTSANISGEPTPTTFEQIPEVIKQKVDYVVDIYHGRVRSVRPSTVLKLEENGTFKILRL; encoded by the coding sequence ATGTCTGAAAAATTAAGCGAAGAGATTGAAAAGTCGGTAAGTCTGTTCCGGCAGGGAAAAATTCTGCTGTATCCTACCGACACGGTGTGGGGAATTGGTTGTGATGCTACCAATGCGAAAGCCGTGAGCCGAATCTTTCAGTTAAAGAACAGACAGGAACAAAAAAGCATGATTGTTTTACTGGATGCCAAAGAGAAATTGAAAGATTATGTAGAAGAAATACCTCCCATCGCTTATGATCTGATTGACAATGCAGCATCACCCATCACTATTGTGTATAACCGGGCGAAGAATTTACCTTCCAATTTGATTGCTGCCGACGGAAGTATTGCTATTCGGATTGTTAAGGGGGATTACTGCGTGGAAGTTATCCGCAAACTGGGAAAACCATTAGTTTCTACTTCTGCTAATATTTCGGGAGAGCCAACCCCTACAACTTTTGAACAAATACCGGAAGTGATTAAACAAAAAGTAGATTATGTGGTGGATATTTACCACGGCCGAGTGCGGTCTGTCCGTCCTTCCACGGTTTTGAAGTTGGAAGAAAACGGAACATTTAAAATTTTGCGTCTTTAA